A window of Streptomyces sp. DG1A-41 contains these coding sequences:
- a CDS encoding CoA pyrophosphatase, with translation MTRASDTQGGPVTVSKEGLPGWLDPVAHAVERVRPRQLSRFLPPEDGAGRQSAVLILFGEGERGPELLLMERAHSLRSHAGQPSFPGGALDPEDGDPRGDGPLRAALREAQEETGLDPSGVQLFGVLPRLYIPVSGFVVTPVLGWWREPSPVGVVDPNETARVFTVPVADLTDPANRATTVHPSGHRGPAFLVESALVWGFTAGIIDRLLHFSGWERPWDREKQVPLDWRA, from the coding sequence ATGACGCGGGCGAGCGACACACAGGGCGGGCCGGTGACGGTGAGCAAGGAGGGCCTGCCCGGCTGGCTGGACCCGGTGGCGCACGCCGTGGAGAGGGTCCGGCCGCGGCAGCTGAGCCGCTTCCTGCCGCCGGAGGACGGCGCCGGGCGGCAGTCCGCCGTGCTGATCCTCTTCGGTGAGGGCGAGCGGGGACCGGAGCTGCTGCTCATGGAGCGCGCGCACTCCCTGCGTTCGCACGCCGGCCAGCCCTCCTTCCCGGGCGGCGCCCTCGACCCGGAGGACGGCGACCCGCGGGGCGACGGCCCGCTGCGGGCGGCCCTGCGCGAGGCGCAGGAGGAGACCGGCCTCGACCCCTCGGGCGTCCAGCTCTTCGGCGTCCTGCCCCGGCTGTACATCCCGGTCAGCGGCTTCGTCGTCACCCCGGTGCTGGGCTGGTGGCGTGAGCCCAGCCCGGTCGGGGTCGTCGATCCGAACGAAACCGCCAGGGTCTTCACCGTCCCCGTGGCGGATCTCACGGATCCCGCGAACCGCGCCACGACCGTCCACCCCAGCGGCCATAGAGGCCCGGCATTTCTGGTCGAATCGGCACTTGTCTGGGGTTTCACGGCCGGAATCATCGACCGGCTGCTGCACTTCTCGGGCTGGGAGCGGCCCTGGGACCGCGAGAAGCAGGTCCCGCTCGACTGGCGCGCATGA
- a CDS encoding MarP family serine protease — translation MNVLDILLLVAAVWFAVVGYRQGFVVGILSVIGFLGGGLVAVYALPVIWDAITDNAEVSTTAAVVAVVVVIVCASVGQALTTHLGNKLRRHITWSPARALDATGGALVNVVAMLLVAWLIGSALAGTTLPTLGKEVRNSKVLQGVSQALPEQAATWFADFSSVLAQNGFPQVFSPFANEPITDVRPPDPALANSPVATRAQRSIVKVMGTAPSCGKVLEGTGFVFGDRRVMTNAHVVGGVDEPTVQIGGEGKKYDATVVLYDWRRDIAVLDVPDLKAPALRFTTEDAGSGDGAIVAGFPENGAYDVRAARVRGRITANGPDIYHRGTVRRDVYSLYATVRQGNSGGPLLTPDGRVYGVVFAKSLDDAETGYALTVDEIQEDITKGRTANQQVGSDSCAL, via the coding sequence GTGAACGTGCTGGACATCTTGTTGCTGGTCGCCGCCGTGTGGTTCGCGGTCGTCGGGTACCGCCAGGGGTTCGTCGTCGGCATCCTGTCGGTGATCGGCTTCCTGGGCGGCGGTCTCGTCGCGGTGTACGCGCTGCCCGTCATCTGGGACGCGATCACGGACAACGCGGAGGTGAGCACGACCGCGGCCGTCGTCGCGGTCGTCGTCGTCATCGTCTGCGCCTCCGTCGGCCAGGCACTCACCACCCACCTGGGCAACAAGCTGCGCCGGCACATCACCTGGTCCCCGGCCCGGGCCCTGGACGCCACCGGCGGCGCCCTGGTCAACGTCGTGGCGATGCTCCTGGTCGCCTGGCTGATCGGCTCTGCCCTCGCGGGCACCACGCTGCCGACGCTCGGCAAGGAGGTCCGCAACTCCAAGGTGCTGCAGGGCGTCTCCCAGGCGCTGCCGGAGCAGGCCGCCACCTGGTTCGCGGACTTCTCCTCGGTCCTCGCGCAGAACGGCTTCCCGCAGGTCTTCAGCCCGTTCGCGAACGAGCCGATCACCGACGTCCGGCCGCCGGACCCGGCATTGGCCAACAGCCCGGTGGCGACCCGCGCCCAGCGCTCCATCGTCAAGGTCATGGGCACGGCCCCGAGCTGCGGCAAGGTCCTGGAGGGCACCGGCTTCGTCTTCGGCGACCGCCGCGTCATGACCAACGCGCATGTGGTGGGCGGCGTCGACGAGCCGACCGTGCAGATAGGCGGCGAGGGCAAGAAGTACGACGCCACGGTCGTGCTCTACGACTGGCGGCGCGACATCGCCGTACTGGACGTGCCGGACCTCAAGGCGCCCGCGCTGCGGTTCACCACCGAGGACGCGGGCAGCGGCGACGGCGCGATCGTCGCGGGCTTCCCGGAGAACGGGGCGTACGACGTGCGTGCCGCACGCGTGCGTGGCCGCATCACGGCCAACGGCCCGGACATCTACCACCGCGGCACGGTCCGCCGCGACGTCTACTCCCTCTACGCGACCGTCCGCCAGGGCAACTCCGGCGGCCCGCTGCTCACGCCCGACGGCAGGGTCTACGGCGTCGTCTTCGCCAAGTCCCTCGACGACGCCGAGACGGGCTACGCGCTGACCGTGGACGAGATCCAGGAGGACATCACCAAGGGGCGCACCGCGAACCAGCAGGTGGGCAGCGACAGCTGCGCGCTCTAG
- a CDS encoding alpha/beta hydrolase, with the protein MTDPATPPAQPASAVLLDGPWNHRDVAANGARFHIAELGDGPLVLLLHGFPQFWWTWRHQLVALADAGFRAVAMDLRGVGGSDRTPRGYDPANLALDVTGVIRSLGEPDAALVGHDLGGYLAWTAAVMRPKLVRRLAVASMPHPRRWRAAMLRDVKQTRAGSHIWGFQRPWIPERQLTADDGELIARLIQDWSGPRPPEEEALRTYRRAMCIPSAAHCAVEPYRWMVRSLARPDGIQFNRRMKRPVRVPTLHLHGSLDPVMRTRSAAGSGEYVEAPYRWRLFDGLGHFPHEEDPVAFSSELINWLKDPEPDR; encoded by the coding sequence ATGACCGACCCCGCCACTCCCCCGGCACAACCGGCTTCGGCCGTGCTGCTGGACGGCCCCTGGAACCATCGCGACGTCGCCGCCAACGGCGCCCGCTTCCACATCGCCGAGCTGGGCGACGGGCCGCTGGTGCTCCTCCTGCACGGCTTCCCGCAGTTCTGGTGGACCTGGCGGCACCAGCTCGTGGCGCTCGCCGACGCGGGTTTCCGGGCCGTCGCCATGGACCTGCGGGGCGTCGGGGGCAGCGACCGCACGCCGCGCGGTTACGACCCCGCCAACCTCGCGCTCGACGTCACCGGCGTCATCCGCTCGCTCGGCGAGCCGGACGCCGCGCTGGTCGGCCACGACCTGGGCGGGTACCTCGCGTGGACGGCGGCCGTGATGCGCCCCAAGCTGGTGCGGCGGCTGGCGGTCGCGTCCATGCCACATCCGCGGCGCTGGCGCGCGGCCATGCTGCGAGACGTCAAGCAGACCCGCGCCGGTTCACACATCTGGGGGTTCCAGCGGCCCTGGATCCCGGAGCGGCAGCTCACCGCCGACGACGGGGAGCTCATAGCCCGGCTGATCCAGGACTGGTCCGGGCCGCGCCCGCCGGAGGAGGAGGCGCTCCGGACGTACCGCCGCGCCATGTGCATCCCCTCCGCGGCGCACTGCGCGGTCGAGCCGTACCGCTGGATGGTGCGCTCCCTGGCCCGCCCGGACGGCATCCAGTTCAACCGCCGGATGAAGCGGCCCGTGCGCGTGCCGACGCTCCATCTGCACGGCTCGCTCGACCCGGTGATGCGCACGCGCAGCGCGGCCGGCTCCGGCGAGTACGTCGAAGCCCCGTACCGCTGGCGCCTGTTCGACGGCCTCGGCCACTTCCCGCACGAGGAGGACCCGGTCGCGTTCTCCTCGGAGCTCATCAACTGGCTGAAGGATCCCGAACCCGATCGGTGA
- a CDS encoding phage holin family protein — protein sequence MSAPDGSPVGAERTIGQLFASATAEMSALVHDEIALAKAQLKQDVKRGATSGGAFSMAGAVLLFSLPMLNFALAYGIRTWSDWNLAICFLLSFAANVLVAVVLALIGVVFAKKAKKSKGPQKVAASMKETAGVLQKAKPHPRPELAKDRVPEAIEVVARSSS from the coding sequence ATGAGCGCACCCGACGGCAGCCCGGTCGGCGCCGAACGCACCATCGGCCAGCTGTTCGCCTCGGCGACGGCGGAAATGTCGGCGCTGGTGCACGACGAGATCGCGCTGGCGAAGGCGCAGCTCAAGCAGGACGTGAAGCGCGGCGCGACCAGCGGCGGCGCCTTCTCGATGGCGGGTGCGGTACTGCTGTTCTCCCTGCCGATGCTGAACTTCGCGCTGGCGTACGGCATCCGCACCTGGAGCGACTGGAACCTCGCGATCTGCTTCCTGCTGTCCTTCGCGGCGAACGTACTGGTCGCGGTCGTGCTCGCGCTGATCGGCGTGGTCTTCGCGAAGAAGGCCAAGAAGAGCAAGGGCCCGCAGAAGGTCGCCGCTTCCATGAAGGAGACCGCGGGCGTCCTGCAGAAGGCCAAGCCGCACCCGCGGCCGGAGCTTGCGAAGGACCGGGTCCCCGAGGCCATCGAGGTTGTGGCACGCTCGTCGTCATGA
- the nhaA gene encoding Na+/H+ antiporter NhaA, whose protein sequence is MTAPRPSTPRKVLDRLSLPERTYVADALRTETVGGVLLLVAAVTALLWANIPALRDSYESVSHFHLGPASLGLDLSVAHWAADGLLAVFFFVAGIELKRELVAGDLRDPKAAALPVVAALCGMAVPALVYVLTNATGGGSLAGWAVPTATDIAFALAVLAVIGTSLPSALRAFLLTLAVVDDLFAILIIAAFFTDDLNFAALGGAVAGLALFWLLLRKGVRGWYVYVPLALVVWALMYNSGIHATIAGVAMGLMLRCHRHEGEAHSPGEHIEHLVRPLSAGLAVPLFALFSAGVSISGGALVDVFTTPEPLGVVLGLVVGKTLGIFGGTWLTARFTRASLSDDLAWADVFAVASLAGIGFTVSLLIGELAFEGDQTMTGEVKAAVLLGSLVAATLATVLLKLRNTKYRRLWEAEERDEDLDGIPDIYEEDDPAYHLRLADLYERKAAEHRRIAQEKAVARHGLAEVPGGAGEDHHRPA, encoded by the coding sequence GTGACCGCGCCCCGCCCCTCCACGCCCCGCAAGGTTCTCGACCGGCTCTCCCTCCCCGAGCGGACCTACGTGGCGGACGCGCTGCGTACCGAGACCGTCGGCGGGGTTCTGCTGCTCGTCGCCGCGGTCACCGCGCTGCTCTGGGCGAACATCCCCGCGCTGCGCGACAGCTACGAGAGCGTCTCCCACTTCCACCTGGGCCCCGCCTCCCTCGGCCTGGACCTGTCGGTCGCGCACTGGGCCGCCGACGGCCTGCTCGCGGTCTTCTTCTTCGTCGCCGGGATCGAACTCAAACGGGAACTCGTCGCGGGCGACCTGCGCGACCCCAAGGCCGCCGCGCTGCCGGTCGTCGCCGCGCTGTGCGGGATGGCCGTACCGGCGCTCGTCTACGTCCTCACCAACGCCACCGGCGGCGGTTCCCTGGCCGGCTGGGCCGTGCCCACCGCCACCGACATCGCCTTCGCGCTCGCCGTGCTCGCGGTCATCGGCACGTCCCTGCCGAGCGCGCTGCGGGCCTTCCTGCTCACGCTCGCCGTCGTCGACGACCTCTTCGCGATCCTGATCATCGCCGCGTTCTTCACCGACGACCTGAACTTCGCCGCGCTCGGCGGCGCCGTCGCGGGTCTGGCCCTCTTCTGGCTGCTGCTGCGCAAGGGCGTACGCGGCTGGTACGTGTACGTGCCGCTCGCGCTGGTCGTCTGGGCACTGATGTACAACAGCGGCATCCACGCCACCATCGCCGGTGTCGCCATGGGCCTCATGCTGCGCTGCCACCGCCACGAGGGCGAGGCCCACTCCCCCGGCGAACACATCGAGCACCTCGTACGGCCCCTGTCGGCGGGCCTGGCCGTACCGCTGTTCGCGCTGTTCAGCGCGGGTGTCTCCATCTCCGGCGGCGCGCTCGTCGACGTGTTCACCACGCCAGAGCCCCTCGGCGTGGTGCTCGGACTCGTCGTCGGCAAGACGCTCGGCATCTTCGGCGGGACCTGGCTGACGGCCCGATTCACCCGGGCGTCGCTCAGCGACGATCTCGCCTGGGCGGACGTGTTCGCGGTGGCGAGTCTCGCCGGCATCGGCTTCACCGTCTCGCTGCTCATCGGCGAACTCGCCTTCGAGGGCGACCAGACGATGACCGGCGAGGTCAAGGCCGCCGTGCTGCTGGGCTCGCTCGTCGCCGCGACGCTGGCGACCGTGCTGCTGAAGCTGCGGAACACCAAGTACCGCCGCCTGTGGGAGGCCGAGGAGCGCGACGAGGACCTCGACGGCATCCCGGACATCTACGAGGAGGACGACCCGGCGTACCACCTGCGGCTGGCCGACCTCTACGAACGCAAGGCCGCCGAACACCGCAGGATCGCCCAGGAGAAGGCAGTCGCGCGGCACGGGCTTGCCGAAGTACCCGGCGGGGCAGGCGAGGACCACCACCGTCCGGCATGA
- the acs gene encoding acetate--CoA ligase, protein MSESPSLSNLLKEERRFAPPADLAANANVTAEAYEQAKADRLGFWAEQARRLTWAKEPTETLDWSNPPFAKWFKDGELNVAYNCVDRHVEAGHGDRVAIHFEGEPGDSRAITYAELRDEVSKAANALLELGVQAGDRVAVYMPMIPETAIAMLACARIGAAHSVVFGGFSSDALATRIQDADARVVITSDGGYRRGKPSALKPAVDEAVEKAGNVEHVLVVRRTGQEVAFTEGRDVWWHDLVGRQSAEHTPQAFNAEHPLFILYTSGTTGKPKGILHTSGGYLTQTAYTHHAVFDLKPETDVYWCTADVGWVTGHSYIVYGPLANGATQVMYEGTPDTPHQGRFWEIVQKYGVTILYTAPTAIRTFMKWGDDIPAKFDLSSLRVLGSVGEPINPEAWIWYRKNIGGDRTPVVDTWWQTETGAMMITPLPGVTATKPGSAQTPLPGISATVVDDEAGEVPDGGGGYLVLTEPWPSMLRTIWGDDQRFIDTYWSRFEGKYFAGDGAKKDDDGDIWLLGRVDDVMLVSGHNISTTEVESALVSHPSVAEAAVVGAADETTGQAIVAFVILRGTASETETLVDELRAHVGNALGPIAKPKRILPVAELPKTRSGKIMRRLLRDVAENRQLGDVTTLTDSTVMDLIQAKLPAAPSED, encoded by the coding sequence GTGAGCGAGAGTCCTTCCCTCTCCAACCTGCTCAAGGAAGAGCGCAGGTTCGCACCCCCCGCCGACCTGGCCGCGAACGCCAACGTCACCGCGGAGGCGTATGAACAGGCCAAGGCTGACAGGCTCGGCTTCTGGGCCGAGCAGGCCCGTCGGCTGACCTGGGCCAAAGAGCCCACCGAGACCCTCGACTGGTCGAACCCGCCGTTCGCCAAGTGGTTCAAGGACGGCGAGCTCAACGTCGCCTACAACTGCGTCGACCGGCATGTGGAGGCCGGGCACGGCGACCGTGTCGCGATCCACTTCGAGGGCGAGCCCGGCGACAGCCGTGCCATCACCTACGCCGAGCTCAGGGACGAGGTCTCCAAGGCCGCCAACGCCCTGCTGGAGCTGGGAGTTCAGGCCGGCGACCGGGTCGCGGTCTACATGCCGATGATCCCCGAGACGGCGATCGCGATGCTGGCCTGCGCCCGCATCGGCGCCGCGCACTCCGTTGTGTTCGGCGGTTTCTCCTCGGACGCGCTCGCCACCCGCATCCAGGACGCCGACGCGCGCGTGGTCATCACCTCCGACGGCGGCTACCGGCGCGGCAAGCCGTCCGCGCTCAAGCCGGCAGTGGACGAGGCCGTCGAGAAGGCGGGCAACGTGGAGCACGTCCTGGTCGTGCGCCGCACGGGCCAGGAAGTCGCCTTCACCGAGGGCCGCGACGTGTGGTGGCACGACCTCGTCGGGCGGCAGAGCGCCGAGCACACCCCGCAGGCGTTCAACGCCGAGCACCCGCTGTTCATCCTCTACACCTCGGGCACCACGGGTAAGCCGAAGGGCATCCTGCACACCTCCGGCGGCTACCTCACGCAGACCGCCTACACCCACCACGCCGTCTTCGACCTCAAGCCGGAGACCGACGTCTACTGGTGCACCGCCGACGTCGGCTGGGTCACCGGCCACTCGTACATCGTCTACGGCCCGCTCGCCAACGGCGCGACGCAGGTCATGTACGAGGGCACGCCCGACACGCCGCACCAGGGCCGTTTCTGGGAGATCGTGCAGAAGTACGGCGTGACGATCCTCTACACCGCGCCGACCGCGATCCGTACGTTCATGAAGTGGGGCGACGACATCCCCGCCAAGTTCGACCTGTCCAGCCTGCGGGTACTGGGCTCGGTGGGCGAGCCGATCAACCCCGAGGCATGGATCTGGTACCGCAAGAACATCGGCGGCGACCGCACCCCGGTCGTCGACACCTGGTGGCAGACCGAGACCGGCGCGATGATGATCACCCCGCTGCCGGGCGTCACCGCGACCAAGCCGGGCTCCGCGCAGACGCCGCTTCCCGGCATCTCCGCGACGGTCGTCGACGACGAGGCGGGCGAGGTGCCCGACGGCGGTGGCGGCTACCTGGTGCTGACCGAGCCGTGGCCGTCGATGCTGCGCACCATCTGGGGCGACGACCAGCGGTTCATCGACACGTACTGGTCGCGCTTCGAGGGCAAGTACTTCGCCGGTGACGGTGCCAAGAAGGACGACGACGGCGACATCTGGCTGCTGGGCCGGGTCGACGACGTCATGCTCGTCTCCGGGCACAACATCTCCACCACCGAGGTCGAGTCCGCGCTCGTCTCCCACCCCTCGGTCGCCGAGGCGGCCGTGGTCGGCGCGGCGGACGAGACGACCGGTCAGGCGATCGTCGCCTTCGTGATCCTGCGCGGCACGGCCTCCGAGACCGAGACCCTGGTCGACGAGCTGCGCGCCCACGTCGGCAACGCCCTCGGCCCGATCGCCAAGCCCAAGCGGATCCTGCCGGTGGCCGAGCTGCCCAAGACCCGCTCCGGCAAGATCATGCGGCGTCTGCTGCGGGACGTCGCCGAGAACCGCCAGCTCGGTGACGTCACCACGCTGACCGACTCCACGGTCATGGACCTGATCCAGGCGAAGCTCCCGGCCGCGCCCAGCGAGGACTGA
- a CDS encoding SulP family inorganic anion transporter, producing MSACVPTRAADPNRTERTHRPHSPPPGGPRRFRIAGADVSASIAVFLIALPLSLGIALATGAPLQAGLVAAAVGGLVAGRLGGSPLQVSGPAAGLTVVTADLIQRYGWRTTCAITVLAGLAQLGLGCLRVARGALAVSPAIVHGMLAGIGVTIAVAQLHIVLGGTPQSSVPDNLRALPAQLADMRPAAVSVSALTLALLLLWPRLPGRAGRLLRKIPAALVAVTGASAAAALAGLRLPKVDLPSWSNHALGGLPEGPVLGLVAAVLTTTLVCSVQSLLGAVAVDKLVAGRPDLPARVRRSDLDRELLGQGAANIVSGSLGGLPIAGVAVRTSANVHAGAVSRNSTMLHGVLVVIAALLMVPILELIPLASLAALVMAVGIQMVSLHHIRTVTRHREVWVYAVTTLGVVSLGVLEGVALGIAMAVGVALHRLARTRITHEETEGVHHVHVRGQLTFLAVPRLSRALHLVPHGADTVVELDGSFMDHAAYETLQDWQKTHTAQGGTVEITGRDPGTRIHEPQAFTGCRCRPWTPWRNHQCDRPQPAPPSRKDPGGTDRAEPDPTGAGGARGHELARGISAFQRNTAPLVRSELARLAREGQRPSQLFLTCADSRLVTSMITSSGPGDLFVVRNVGNLVPRPGEESGDDSVAAAIEYAVDVLRVRSITVCGHSGCGAMQALLNSEPGGARTPLKRWLRHGLPSLERMADDSRPWGRLAGRAPEDVVEQLSLTNVVQQLEHLRAHDSVARALDEGTLELHGMYFHVGEAESYLLTERDDGVVFDHVREADLTV from the coding sequence ATGTCAGCCTGCGTCCCCACTCGTGCCGCCGATCCGAACCGGACCGAACGCACCCATCGACCCCACAGCCCGCCGCCGGGCGGCCCCCGCCGCTTCCGGATCGCGGGTGCCGACGTGTCGGCCTCGATCGCGGTCTTCCTGATCGCCCTGCCCCTTTCCCTGGGCATCGCCCTCGCCACCGGCGCACCGCTCCAGGCCGGCCTCGTCGCCGCCGCCGTGGGTGGGCTCGTCGCCGGACGGCTCGGCGGCTCCCCGCTCCAGGTGAGCGGGCCGGCCGCCGGACTCACCGTCGTCACCGCCGATCTCATCCAGCGCTACGGCTGGCGGACGACGTGCGCCATCACCGTCCTCGCCGGCCTCGCCCAACTCGGCCTGGGCTGCCTGCGTGTGGCCCGTGGCGCCCTCGCCGTCAGCCCCGCCATCGTGCACGGCATGCTCGCCGGGATCGGCGTCACCATCGCCGTCGCCCAGCTGCACATCGTGCTCGGCGGCACACCGCAGAGCTCCGTCCCGGACAACCTCCGCGCTCTGCCCGCCCAGTTGGCGGACATGCGCCCCGCGGCCGTGTCGGTGAGCGCGCTGACCCTGGCTCTGCTGCTGCTCTGGCCGAGACTGCCCGGCCGGGCCGGACGCCTGCTGCGCAAGATCCCGGCCGCGCTCGTCGCCGTCACCGGAGCCAGCGCGGCCGCCGCCCTCGCCGGCCTTCGCCTGCCCAAGGTCGACCTGCCGTCCTGGAGCAACCACGCCCTCGGCGGACTGCCCGAGGGCCCCGTGCTCGGCCTCGTCGCCGCGGTGCTCACCACCACGCTGGTGTGCAGTGTGCAGTCACTGCTCGGCGCGGTCGCCGTGGACAAGCTGGTGGCCGGCCGCCCGGACCTGCCCGCCCGCGTCCGGCGCTCCGACCTCGACCGCGAACTGCTCGGGCAGGGCGCCGCCAACATCGTCTCCGGCTCGCTCGGCGGACTGCCCATCGCGGGCGTGGCCGTGCGGACTTCGGCGAATGTCCACGCGGGCGCGGTGAGCCGGAACTCCACGATGCTGCACGGCGTTCTCGTAGTGATCGCCGCGCTGCTGATGGTCCCGATCCTGGAGCTCATCCCGCTCGCCTCGCTCGCCGCCCTGGTGATGGCCGTCGGCATCCAGATGGTGTCCCTGCACCACATCCGCACGGTGACGCGCCACCGAGAAGTGTGGGTGTACGCCGTCACGACCCTCGGCGTCGTATCCCTCGGCGTCCTGGAAGGCGTGGCGCTGGGCATCGCCATGGCCGTCGGCGTCGCCCTGCACCGCCTCGCCCGCACCCGCATCACGCACGAAGAGACGGAAGGAGTCCATCACGTACACGTCAGAGGACAGTTGACGTTCCTCGCGGTGCCCCGGCTCAGCCGGGCCCTGCATCTCGTACCCCACGGAGCCGACACCGTCGTCGAGCTGGACGGGTCGTTCATGGACCACGCGGCGTACGAGACGTTGCAGGACTGGCAGAAGACGCACACCGCGCAGGGCGGCACCGTCGAGATCACCGGCCGGGACCCCGGCACCCGCATCCACGAGCCGCAGGCCTTCACCGGCTGCCGCTGCCGACCCTGGACGCCCTGGCGCAACCACCAGTGCGACCGCCCCCAGCCCGCTCCCCCTTCCCGGAAAGACCCGGGCGGGACGGACCGCGCCGAGCCGGACCCGACCGGCGCCGGCGGCGCCCGCGGGCACGAACTGGCCCGTGGCATCAGCGCGTTCCAGCGCAACACCGCGCCCCTGGTGCGCAGCGAGCTGGCCCGCCTGGCGCGTGAGGGGCAGCGGCCGTCGCAGCTGTTCCTGACCTGCGCCGACTCACGGCTGGTCACATCGATGATCACCTCCAGTGGTCCGGGCGACCTGTTCGTCGTGCGCAACGTGGGCAACCTCGTCCCACGACCGGGCGAGGAGAGCGGCGACGACTCGGTGGCGGCCGCGATCGAGTACGCCGTGGACGTGCTGCGCGTGCGGTCCATCACGGTGTGCGGGCACTCGGGCTGCGGCGCCATGCAGGCGCTGCTCAACTCCGAGCCCGGCGGCGCCCGGACACCGCTGAAGCGTTGGCTGCGGCACGGGCTGCCGAGCCTGGAGCGCATGGCCGACGACAGCCGGCCGTGGGGCAGGCTGGCCGGGCGGGCGCCCGAGGACGTGGTCGAGCAGCTCTCCCTGACCAACGTGGTCCAGCAGTTGGAGCACCTGCGCGCCCACGACTCGGTGGCCCGGGCCCTCGACGAGGGCACCCTGGAGCTGCACGGGATGTACTTCCACGTGGGCGAGGCCGAGTCCTACCTGCTCACCGAGAGGGACGACGGCGTCGTCTTCGACCACGTACGCGAGGCGGACCTGACGGTGTGA
- a CDS encoding oxidoreductase, with amino-acid sequence MSTAGATADPLAALGALPGVADSVESVRKSVDRVYGHRIMRRRSNAITSEAALRGARGSAALAGADWALEEVRRRTDFSGDDEARTVGAALRLTAEAGQLLSIWRQSPLRVLARLHLVAAADKADQVGRPRQEGEPVDEPLVGLPLPSADEAHGRLEGLAGLVIAGGTAPALVTAAVVHGELLALRPFTSHNGLVARTAARIVLIGSGLDPKSVCPAEVGHAELGREAYLEALDGYVSGTPEGMAAWIAHCGRAVELGARESTAVCEALQRGAA; translated from the coding sequence ATGAGTACAGCAGGCGCGACCGCCGACCCCCTCGCGGCCCTGGGGGCGCTGCCCGGGGTGGCCGATTCCGTGGAGTCCGTGCGCAAGTCCGTGGACCGGGTCTACGGGCACCGCATCATGCGGCGGCGCAGCAACGCGATCACCTCCGAGGCGGCCCTGCGCGGCGCCCGCGGCTCGGCGGCGCTGGCCGGTGCGGACTGGGCCCTGGAGGAGGTCCGCCGGCGTACGGACTTCAGCGGCGACGACGAGGCGCGCACCGTGGGTGCCGCGCTGCGGCTCACCGCGGAGGCGGGCCAGCTGCTGTCCATCTGGCGGCAGTCGCCTCTTCGGGTACTGGCCCGGCTGCACCTCGTGGCGGCGGCCGACAAGGCCGACCAGGTCGGACGGCCCCGGCAGGAGGGCGAGCCGGTCGACGAGCCGCTCGTCGGGCTGCCGCTGCCGAGCGCGGACGAGGCGCACGGCCGGCTGGAGGGGCTGGCCGGGCTGGTCATCGCGGGCGGCACCGCACCGGCGCTGGTGACGGCCGCCGTCGTGCACGGCGAACTGCTCGCGCTGCGACCTTTCACGTCCCATAACGGCCTGGTCGCGCGCACGGCCGCACGCATCGTCCTGATCGGCAGCGGCCTGGACCCGAAGTCGGTCTGCCCGGCCGAGGTGGGCCACGCCGAGTTGGGGCGCGAGGCCTATCTGGAAGCCCTCGACGGGTACGTCTCCGGCACCCCGGAGGGCATGGCCGCCTGGATCGCCCACTGCGGCAGGGCGGTCGAACTGGGGGCACGGGAGTCGACCGCGGTGTGCGAGGCGTTGCAGCGCGGAGCGGCGTGA
- a CDS encoding HAD family hydrolase, with product MLMGVENHSSPRTAAFFDLDKTVIAKSSTLTFSKSFYQGGLINRRAVLRTAYAQFVFLAGGADHEQMERMRAYLSALCRGWNVQQVKEIVAETLHDLIDPIIYDEAASLIEEHHTAGRDVVIVSTSGAEVVEPIGELLGADRVVATRMVVGDDGCFTGDVEYYAYGPTKAEAIRELAASEGYDLSRCYAYSDSVTDVPMLESVGRPHAVNPDRALRREALARGWPILDFHRPVRLKQRIPRFSVPPRPALVAVAAIGAAAATAGLVWYANRRRASIA from the coding sequence ATGCTCATGGGCGTGGAAAACCACTCGTCGCCCCGCACAGCGGCCTTCTTTGACCTGGACAAGACGGTCATTGCGAAGTCGAGCACGCTCACGTTCAGCAAGTCGTTCTACCAAGGCGGTCTGATCAACCGCAGGGCCGTCTTGCGCACCGCATATGCCCAGTTCGTCTTCCTGGCCGGCGGCGCCGACCACGAACAGATGGAGCGCATGCGCGCGTACCTGTCCGCGCTGTGCCGCGGCTGGAACGTGCAGCAGGTCAAGGAGATCGTCGCCGAGACCCTGCACGACCTGATCGACCCGATCATCTACGACGAGGCCGCCTCCCTCATCGAGGAGCACCACACCGCCGGCCGCGACGTCGTGATCGTGTCCACGTCGGGTGCGGAGGTGGTCGAGCCGATCGGCGAGCTGCTCGGCGCGGACCGGGTGGTGGCGACCCGCATGGTCGTGGGCGACGACGGCTGCTTCACCGGCGACGTGGAGTACTACGCGTACGGCCCGACCAAGGCCGAGGCCATCAGGGAGCTGGCCGCGTCCGAGGGGTACGACCTCAGCCGCTGTTACGCCTACAGCGACTCGGTGACCGACGTGCCGATGCTGGAGTCCGTCGGCCGCCCCCATGCCGTCAACCCGGACCGCGCGCTGCGCCGCGAGGCCCTCGCGCGCGGGTGGCCGATTCTGGACTTCCACCGTCCGGTCCGGCTCAAGCAGCGCATCCCCAGGTTCTCCGTACCGCCGCGCCCGGCGCTCGTCGCGGTCGCCGCGATAGGTGCCGCGGCGGCCACTGCCGGCCTCGTCTGGTACGCGAACCGGCGCCGGGCGAGCATCGCTTGA